Proteins encoded in a region of the Ziziphus jujuba cultivar Dongzao chromosome 3, ASM3175591v1 genome:
- the LOC107421915 gene encoding receptor-like protein 7, with protein sequence MGLSVCLSMLLCLFLKLAILSEIVVSDSFTSLQPSCHEDERSALLLFKESFFIDKSSCVYSKLSEWKSEGVNASNCCSWDGIQCDEETGYVIGLDVSSSCLFGSINSSNGLFNLVHLRSLDLSDNDFSYSQIPTAINQFSGLEYLNLSFSGFIGQVPMEISQLSKLVVLDLSLNYVDDKEFLLPRIYNFTSFLQNLTSLEILDLRYVDLSSTIPNFLSNFSSLTSLRLDVLLSPYRILCHFLRILDVRFNENLTGQLPEFHQRSPLRILRLQSTKFSGSLPSSIEKLDMLVMLSAYDSKFSGPIPSSLGKLTKLTFLDLGKNNFGGYIPSSFQNLTQLTALHLPFTQIIGQIPPWLGNLTKLEHLDLSNNQLHGPIPESLSKLINLGTLNLHLNNLGGIVRFDMFFNMKKLTELQLNSNNLSMFFDKTNASAAAPQFKLLGLASCNLNEFPDFLKHQNELEWLTLVGNNIQGQVPEWMCNTSLDTLVTLYLNNNFLTGFPQNLKFLPWVNLRNLFLSYNMLKGALPIPLPSIMIYDVSNNMLSGEVSPLFCNMSSLDSLDLSNNNLGGMIPKCMGNISISLSALSLRNNSFHGIIPQLSCNNESNLRMIDFSDNQLQGQLPRSLSKCMMLESIVLSNNQLNDTFPSWLGSLPELKVLSLHNNEFHGEIGKPHKELEFSKLQVIDLSYNNFIGELPSQYIFNWNAMKGINPSDSAYLNAEWNFSLLNNYMVGNNEAYKITISTKGVLIYYGVIPEMFAFIDLSSNRFEGEIPDLFGSLKALRSLNLSNNMLTGRIPSSLGNITLLESLDLSQNNLIGEIPQKLKQLGFLARFNVSHNNLTGSIPQGNQFNTFDSSSFEGNPALCGDQLLKKCRNSQFSPPAPSTSEEDYNAESLLKLDWKFVLAGYITGLVVGMVLDNIVFMSRPRWFLKMLPKRISNNLERRQRN encoded by the exons ATGGGGTTGTCGGTTTGCTTATCTATGTtgttgtgtttatttttaaaacttgctATCTTGTCTGAGATTGTGGTTTCCGACTCTTTTACTTCTTTGCAGCCATCTTGCCATGAAGATGAGAGGTCTGCTTTATTGCTGTTCAAGGAGAGCTTTTTCATTGACAAATCTTCTTGTGTTTATTCGAAGCTTTCAGAGTGGAAATCTGAAGGAGTGAATGCTAGCAATTGTTGCTCATGGGATGGAATTCAGTGTGATGAGGAGACTGGTTATGTGATTGGCCTTGATGTTAGTAGTAGTTGTCTTTTTGGCTCCATCAACTCAAGCAACGGTCTCTTCAACCTTGTTCATCTTCGAAGTCTCGATCTTTCTGATAATGATTTCAGTTACTCTCAAATTCCTACGGCTATCAACCAATTTTCTGGTTTGGAATATCTCAATCTCTCTTTTTCTGGATTTATTGGTCAAGTGCCAATGGAGATTTCACAATTATCCAAGTTAGTCGTCCTTGACTTGTCTCTCAATTATGTTGATGACAAAGAGTTTTTGTTACctagaatttataattttacaagTTTTCTACAAAACTTAACTAGTTTGGAAATTCTTGATCTTAGATATGTTGATTTGTCATCCACAATACCCAATTTCCTTTCAAACTTTTCTTCTTTGACATCATTGCGTCTTGATGTGCTTCTATCCCCTTACCGAATTCTCTGTCATTTTCT GCGTATTCTTGATGTGCGATTCAATGAAAATCTCACTGGTCAATTGCCTGAATTCCACCAAAGAAGCCCTCTTAGGATACTGAGATTGCAAAGTACCAAGTTTTCAGGAAGCCTACCTTCTTCCATAGAAAAACTTGATATGCTTGTTATGCTTTCAGCTTATGATAGCAAATTCTCAGGGCCTATTCCATCTTCACTTGGTAAACTCACCAAACTTACTTTTCTTGATCTTGGCAAAAACAATTTTGGTGGTTATATTCCATCCTCTTTTCAGAATCTTACCCAACTAACTGCATTACATCTTCCTTTTACTCAAATAATTGGTCAAATCCCACCTTGGCTAGGAAACCTTACAAAGCTAGAACATCTAGAtctttcaaataatcaattacatGGTCCAATTCCAGAATCATTATCTAAGCTCATCAATCTTGGAACTCTCAATCTACACCTCAATAATTTGGGTGGCATAGTGAGATTTGACATGTTCTTCAACATGAAAAAACTTACTGAACTCCAGCTCAACTCTAACAATTTGTCGATGTTCTTCGATAAGACAAATGCAAGTGCAGCAGCTCCACAATTCAAGCTTCTTGGTTTGGCGTCATGCAACTTAAATGAATTCCCAGATTTCCTTAAGCATCAAAATGAGTTGGAGTGGTTGACACTTGTTGGAAACAATATCCAAGGTCAAGTGCCTGAATGGATGTGCAATACAAGTCTAGACACTTTGGTAACATTGTACCTTAACAATAATTTCCTGACAGGCTTTCCCCAAAACCTTAAATTTCTTCCCTGGGTTAACTTACGAAATCTTTTTCTTTCGTATAATATGTTGAAAGGAGCACTACCAATTCCCTTGCCATCGATCATGATTTACGATGTCTCAAATAACATGTTGAGTGGAGAAGTTTCACCTCTCTTTTGCAATATGAGTTCGCTTGACTCCCTTGACTTGTCCAACAACAACTTGGGTGGCATGATTCCAAAATGTATGGGAAACATCAGCATTTCATTATCCGCATTGAGTTTAAGAAACAACTCTTTTCATGGCATCATTCCTCAACTATCATGCAATAATGAAAGTAACTTGCGGATGATTGATTTCAGTGATAATCAGTTACAAGGGCAATTACCGCGATCTTTATCCAAGTGTATGATGCTTGAAAGTATCGTCCTCTCGAACAATCAGCTGAATGATACGTTTCCATCATGGTTGGGGTCTCTTCCAGAATTGAAAGTTCTCTCGCTGCACAACAACGAGTTCCATGGTGAAATTGGAAAGCCTCACAAGGAGTTAGAGTTCTCGAAGTTGCAGGTGATTGATTTGTCTTACAATAATTTCATTGGTGAATTACCATCTCAATACATCTTCAACTGGAATGCCATGAAAGGTATCAACCCTAGTGATTCCGCATATTTGAATGCTGAAtggaatttttctcttttaaacaattatatGGTGGGAAACAATGAGGCTTACAAAATCACAATATCAACCAAAGGGGTATTGATATACTATGGAGTCATCCCAGAGATGTTTGCTTTTATTGATTTGTCAAGTAATAGATTTGAAGGAGAGATTCCTGACTTGTTTGGGAGTCTAAAGGCCCTTCGGTCTTTAAACCTTTCAAATAACATGCTCACTGGTCGCATTCCATCATCTTTGGGGAACATAACATTGCTTGAGTCATTGGACCTTTCTCAAAATAATCTCATTGGTGAAATCCCTCAAAAGTTAAAGCAACTTGGATTCCTTGCACGCTTCAATGTTTCTCACAACAATCTCACAGGGTCTATACCTCAAGGGAATCAATTTAATACATTTGATAGCAGTTCATTTGAGGGGAACCCAGCACTTTGTGGTGATCAATTGCTAAAGAAATGTAGAAACTCACAATTCTCGCCACCTGCACCTTCAACTTCCGAAGAAGATTACAACGCTGAGTCTCTGCTCAAATTAGATTGGAAATTTGTGTTGGCGGGTTATATAACTGGGCTAGTTGTTGGAATGGTTCTCGATAACATTGTATTCATGAGTAGACCGAGATGGTTCCTTAAGATGCTGCCTAAAAGGATTAGTAATAACTTGGAGAGACGTCAAAGAAATTGA